One Dermatophagoides farinae isolate YC_2012a chromosome 1, ASM2471394v1, whole genome shotgun sequence genomic region harbors:
- the LOC124492646 gene encoding uncharacterized protein LOC124492646 isoform X2, with amino-acid sequence MNLIPSKQNFCTNYLYLTEKSLRDDDFQRNLLFKLSLSKLDSNKENVLIKFLLKFFRFRAKNHRKSYYFKNSTQFLRFFTGIVHYCPKIILDQLVDSNVAKRYHIVLLLKSVIRRLFIEISQLMLNCSSELLDSSIHKSLNERICHLCINDHEKELRLLSLDVLEKLAHCRPEIYCKKTFETLIFLCLNKDQKDKLRIMVEEKLSTIYIDLTLHYPRNIFKIPNLGKIVGALLVRYNQIENKQNNMFEKRYLYNLLLTIRLFLEQISNEPG; translated from the exons atgaatttaattccatcaaaacaaaacttttgTACAAATTATCTTTATTTAACGGAAAAATCTTTACGTGAC GATGATTTTCAGAGAAATTTACTATTCAAATTATCACTATCCAAATTGGAttcaaataaagaaaatgttttgatcAAGTTTTTgcttaaattttttcgattcagaGCTAAAAACCATCGTAAAAGCTATTATTTCAAGAATTCCACTCAATTTTTGCGATTCTTTACTGGAATTGTTCATTATTGTCCAAAAATAATCCTAGATCAACTTGTTGATTCTAATGTTGCCAAACGATATCACATTGTTTTACTTTTAAAGTCTGTTATCAG GCGGttgtttattgaaatttcacAATTAATGTTAAATTGTTCTTCAGAATTACTAGATTCTTCTATCCATAAAAGCCTAAACGAAAGGATTTGTCATCTTTGTataaatgatcatgaaaaaGAACTTCGTCTTTTGTCATTGGATGTTCTAGAGAAATTGGCTCATTGCCGTCCTGAGATTTATTGTAAGAAAACATTCGaaactttgatttttttatgtcTAAACAAGGATCAGAAAGATAAATTAAGGATAATGGTTGAGGAAAAATTATCCACGATTTACATCGATCTGACATTACATTATCCAAggaatatttttaaaattccaaatttgGGAAAAATTGTTGGTGCTTTACTCGTTCgttataatcaaattgaaaacaaacaaaataacatgTTTGAGAAACGGTATTTATACAATCTTTTGTTAActattcgtttgtttttggaaCAAATAAGCAATGAACCTGGATGA
- the LOC124492646 gene encoding uncharacterized protein LOC124492646 isoform X1, whose protein sequence is MNLIPSKQNFCTNYLYLTEKSLRDDDFQRNLLFKLSLSKLDSNKENVLIKFLLKFFRFRAKNHRKSYYFKNSTQFLRFFTGIVHYCPKIILDQLVDSNVAKRYHIVLLLKSVISLLILKNYSINIIFLSKINQSSEFSHFILESFLNCFSDEHHSIRRLFIEISQLMLNCSSELLDSSIHKSLNERICHLCINDHEKELRLLSLDVLEKLAHCRPEIYCKKTFETLIFLCLNKDQKDKLRIMVEEKLSTIYIDLTLHYPRNIFKIPNLGKIVGALLVRYNQIENKQNNMFEKRYLYNLLLTIRLFLEQISNEPG, encoded by the exons atgaatttaattccatcaaaacaaaacttttgTACAAATTATCTTTATTTAACGGAAAAATCTTTACGTGAC GATGATTTTCAGAGAAATTTACTATTCAAATTATCACTATCCAAATTGGAttcaaataaagaaaatgttttgatcAAGTTTTTgcttaaattttttcgattcagaGCTAAAAACCATCGTAAAAGCTATTATTTCAAGAATTCCACTCAATTTTTGCGATTCTTTACTGGAATTGTTCATTATTGTCCAAAAATAATCCTAGATCAACTTGTTGATTCTAATGTTGCCAAACGATATCACATTGTTTTACTTTTAAAGTCTGTTATCAG cttactaattttgaaaaattattcaatcaacatcatatttctatcaaaaattaatcaatcatccgaattttctcattttattttggaatcatttttaaattgcTTTTCGGATGAACATCATTCAATAAGGCGGttgtttattgaaatttcacAATTAATGTTAAATTGTTCTTCAGAATTACTAGATTCTTCTATCCATAAAAGCCTAAACGAAAGGATTTGTCATCTTTGTataaatgatcatgaaaaaGAACTTCGTCTTTTGTCATTGGATGTTCTAGAGAAATTGGCTCATTGCCGTCCTGAGATTTATTGTAAGAAAACATTCGaaactttgatttttttatgtcTAAACAAGGATCAGAAAGATAAATTAAGGATAATGGTTGAGGAAAAATTATCCACGATTTACATCGATCTGACATTACATTATCCAAggaatatttttaaaattccaaatttgGGAAAAATTGTTGGTGCTTTACTCGTTCgttataatcaaattgaaaacaaacaaaataacatgTTTGAGAAACGGTATTTATACAATCTTTTGTTAActattcgtttgtttttggaaCAAATAAGCAATGAACCTGGATGA